GGACGGCCACAGCCACAAACAGAAAAACCGCAAATTGTTTAAACAATCTTTTCATTATGATCAAAGTTATTCAGGACCAGCCCCGAGAGCAGTTTCGGAAAGAAAAAGGTCGATTTGTGGGGCATCTTCTCGAAACTGCCGGCGATCTCAATGATCTGCTCGATCTTAACAGGATTGAGGAGAAAAGCAAGTTGCGCTTTTTTGGCGTCAACCATGGCGACCGCTTCGTCGTCGTTCTGGGTATAGAGGATCTTATCTTCGGTTTCATGGGCCATGTGAAGGATCTTCCCAAAAACAGCGTGATGCAGGATGTTGGCGTCGAGCCTTTTCCAGGAAGGGGAACGGTCTTCTTCAACGATCTCGTCAACGTTTTGATCGGCTTTCAAGGTCAGAAGCAGGAAGCGGTTGTGTCCCAGGTAGAGGCCAAAGGCCGGACCTTTTTCTCCCGCTTTGGCCAGGTCTTTGACTAGCTTCTTTCTGACGGTTTCGGTGGTTTTTGCGGTCGCCTGGAATACAGACACGTCAAAGAATTGGGCCAGATTTTCTTCGAACAGTTTTGGATCAAAAAATGGAAGGTCACGAACGACCCGGTGGATCGGCAGGACGACCAGGCCGGCTCCCTCCAGCGGGGTAAAGTACATCATGATGTGGTTATAAGCTTCGTCTTCCGAGAATTTGGTGTTCTTTTGTTTCATTTCGTCCCGGAAGCGAAGAGCCGCCTCGTAGCGGTGGTGCCCGTCGGCGATATAAACGGCTTTATCTTTCATTTCTTGAACGAT
The window above is part of the Candidatus Margulisiibacteriota bacterium genome. Proteins encoded here:
- a CDS encoding DUF1015 domain-containing protein, with protein sequence MTPIMVRIFPFKGIIYNKKKLANLTKVMAPPYDVISPELQEELYETSDFNFIRLILGKEFLSDTIYNNRYVRAAAFLQGWLRHKIMLKDDQPNIYAYEQKFKAQGKPYSRLGFVSLLRLEELGRGKVFPHEFTYPKAKLDRLQLMRASNANFESIFSLYSDKKDKITKILKAFTKRKPVIEVKDALGTVHRLWRVDRLPGINKIVQEMKDKAVYIADGHHRYEAALRFRDEMKQKNTKFSEDEAYNHIMMYFTPLEGAGLVVLPIHRVVRDLPFFDPKLFEENLAQFFDVSVFQATAKTTETVRKKLVKDLAKAGEKGPAFGLYLGHNRFLLLTLKADQNVDEIVEEDRSPSWKRLDANILHHAVFGKILHMAHETEDKILYTQNDDEAVAMVDAKKAQLAFLLNPVKIEQIIEIAGSFEKMPHKSTFFFPKLLSGLVLNNFDHNEKIV